One genomic region from Betaproteobacteria bacterium encodes:
- a CDS encoding glycosyltransferase family 2 protein gives MPAQKIPLSVVIIAKNAASLIGACLESVGFAQEVLVVDSGSEDETRAIADVMGARVIEKEWLGFGQQKQFAVTQAKHDWVLCLDVDERVTPELESSIRAALVTSTAAAHKAFRMPRRNRFLGKWLTHGEGYPDWSLRLFHRQHASWSNDPVHEAVITTADVGELQGDLLHDSAEDVTTYLQKQNRYSSLHAEALFQQGVRAGYLKLFLSPLARFIKFYFLRLGFLDGGPGFAHVAVGCFAAFAKYAKLIELRNKAS, from the coding sequence GTGCCCGCACAAAAAATACCACTTTCTGTCGTTATCATCGCCAAGAACGCTGCTTCGCTGATTGGCGCGTGTCTGGAAAGCGTCGGTTTTGCCCAGGAAGTACTAGTTGTGGATTCGGGCTCAGAGGATGAGACTCGCGCGATTGCGGATGTGATGGGGGCGCGGGTAATCGAAAAAGAATGGCTGGGCTTCGGCCAGCAAAAACAGTTTGCCGTGACGCAGGCGAAGCACGACTGGGTGCTATGCCTGGACGTCGACGAACGCGTCACCCCCGAACTCGAGTCCAGTATTCGTGCCGCCCTGGTGACATCGACGGCGGCGGCACACAAGGCGTTTCGTATGCCGCGACGCAATCGTTTCCTGGGCAAGTGGCTCACGCACGGTGAAGGTTATCCTGACTGGTCGTTGCGGTTGTTTCACCGGCAGCACGCGAGCTGGAGTAACGACCCGGTGCACGAAGCGGTGATCACGACGGCCGATGTCGGCGAGTTACAAGGTGATCTTTTGCACGACTCGGCCGAAGATGTCACCACCTACCTGCAAAAACAGAACCGCTATTCATCGTTGCATGCGGAAGCGCTGTTTCAGCAGGGCGTGCGCGCCGGGTATCTAAAATTGTTCCTCAGTCCGCTGGCGCGCTTCATCAAGTTCTACTTCCTGCGCCTGGGATTCCTTGACGGCGGACCGGGATTCGCCCATGTGGCTGTGGGCTGTTTCGCGGCTTTCGCAAAGTATGCCAAGCTGATAG